A part of Rhinatrema bivittatum chromosome 16, aRhiBiv1.1, whole genome shotgun sequence genomic DNA contains:
- the LOC115077532 gene encoding olfactory receptor 6N2-like — MWERNHTKVKDFILHGLSINGHTQTAIFTLFLGVYILTLVGNVTIIMLVWCNTSLHKPMYIFLVNLSFVEIWYTTTTVPKMLSGFLSENNYISFTGCFLQYYFLFSLGATECFLLTIMGYDRYLAICQPLRYHVLMSSRVCFCLAASCWINGFFWSSVPITIVSQLPFCGENEINHFLCDTGPLLELSCTRDLVTEVTSSVITSLVLLITFFFICISYIFIIQTTVRIPSSSGRRKAFSTCASHLTVVIMYFGGAMYIYIRPSGKHPLYLDKAVAVLYTTVTPLLNPVIYSLRNKEFIDAMKKVMKQLYRI; from the coding sequence ATGTGGGAAAGAAACCATACAAAAGTGAAAGACTTTATTCTCCATGGACTCTCTATTAATGGGCATACACAGACTGCTATATTTACACTGTTCTTAGGGGTCTATATTCTTACTTTGGTGGGGAATGTAACGATCATCATGTTGGTATGGTGCAACACGTCACTTCACAAGCCCATGTACATCTTCCTGGTCAATTTGTCATTTGTTGAAATCTGGTATACAACTACCACTGTGCCGAAAATGCTGTCTGGCTTCCTGTCTGAAAATAACTACATTTCCTTTACTGGCTGCTTCCTGCAGTATTATTTCTTATTCTCCTTGGGTGCAACTGAGTGTTTCTTACTCACCATCATGGGTTATGATCGATATCTTGCCATCTGCCAGCCCCTCCGCTACCATGTGTTAATGAGCAGCAGAGTATGCTTCTGCCTGGCTGCTTCCTGCTGGATCAATGGGTTCTTCTGGAGTTCAGTGCCCATAACTATAGTATCACAGTTACCCTTCTGTGGCGAGAATGAAATTAATCATTTCCTGTGTGATACGGGGCCTCTACTGGAACTTTCATGCACTAGGGACTTAGTGACAGAAGTGACCAGTTCTGTAATCACCTCGTTAGTGCTGCTCATTACCTTTTTCTTTATCTGTATCTCTTATATTTTCATTATACAAACCACAGTAAGAATCCCTTCCTCATCTGGACGTCGTAAAGCCTTTTCCACCTGTGCATCCCATCTCACTGTGGTGATCATGTACTTTGGAGGTGCTATGTACATTTACATCAGGCCCTCAGGCAAGCACCCATTGTACTTGGATAAGGCAGTAGCTGTGCTCTACACTACTGTGACTCCTTTGCTGAATCCCGTAATCTATAGCTTACGGAACAAGGAGTTTATAGATGCAATGAAAAAAGTCATGAAACAATTATATAGAATATAA